A region of Micropterus dolomieu isolate WLL.071019.BEF.003 ecotype Adirondacks linkage group LG01, ASM2129224v1, whole genome shotgun sequence DNA encodes the following proteins:
- the LOC123972639 gene encoding tubulin alpha chain-like: protein MRECISMHVGQAGVQMGNACWELYCLEHGIQPDGQMPSGKTMGGGDDSFNTFFSETGAGKHVPRAIFVDLEPTVIDEVRTGTYRQLFHPEQLITGKEDAANNYARGHYTVGKEIIDLVLDRTRKLADQCTGLQGFLIFHSFGGGTGSGFTSLLMERLSVDYGKKSKLEFAVYPAPQVSTAVVEPYNSILTTHTTLEHSDCAFMVDNEAIYDICRRNLDIERPSYTNLNRLIGQIVSSITASLRFDGALNVDLTEFQTNLVPYPRIHFPLATYAPVISAEKAYHEQLSVADITNACFEPANQMVKCDPRHGKYMACCLLYRGDVVPKDVNSAIATIKTKRSIQFVDWCPTGFKVGINYQPPTVVPGGDLAKVQRAVCMLSNTTAIAEAWARLDHKFDLMYAKRAFVHWYVGEGMEEGEFSEAREDMAALEKDYEEVGTDSVGEEDEGEEY from the exons ATG CGTGAGTGTATTTCAATGCATGTCGGCCAGGCCGGCGTCCAGATGGGCAATGCATGCTGGGAGCTTTACTGCCTGGAGCATGGAATCCAGCCGGACGGTCAGATGCCCAGCGGCAAGACCATGGGAGGGGGAGACGACTCCTTCAACACCTTCTTCAGTGAGACTGGAGCCGGCAAACACGTTCCCAGGGCCATCTTTGTGGACTTGGAGCCAACGGTCATAG ATGAAGTACGAACTGGAACCTACCGCCAGCTTTTCCACCCCGAGCAGCTGATCACCGGTAAGGAGGACGCAGCCAACAACTACGCCCGCGGTCACTACACAGTCGGCAAAGAGATCATTGACCTTGTTCTCGACAGGACACGCAAGCTG GCTGACCAGTGCACAGGGCTCCAAGGATTCCTCATCTTCCACTCCTTCGGAGGAGGAACCGGCTCTGGCTTCACCTCTCTGCTGATGGAGCGTCTCTCTGTCGACTACGGCAAAAAGTCCAAACTGGAGTTTGCGGTTTACCCCGCCCCCCAGGTGTCCACGGCTGTGGTGGAGCCCTACAACTCCATCCTGACCACCCACACCACCCTGGAGCACTCCGACTGCGCCTTCATGGTGGACAACGAGGCCATCTATGACATCTGCCGCAGGAACCTGGACATCGAGCGTCCCTCCTACACCAACCTCAACAGGCTGATTGGACAGATCGTCTCCTCCATCACAGCCTCCCTGCGCTTCGACGGCGCCTTGAACGTGGACCTGACGGAGTTCCAGACCAACCTGGTGCCCTACCCACGTATCCACTTCCCACTGGCAACCTACGCCCCAGTTATCTCAGCAGAGAAGGCCTATCACGAGCAGTTATCAGTGGCTGATATCACCAACGCCTGCTTCgagccagccaatcagatggTGAAATGCGACCCTCGCCACGGCAAGTACATGGCCTGCTGTCTCCTGTACCGTGGCGATGTGGTGCCTAAAGATGTCAACTCCGCCATCGCCACCATCAAAACGAAACGCAGCATCCAGTTTGTAGACTGGTGTCCCACTGGCTTCAAGGTGGGCATCAACTACCAGCCTCCCACTGTGGTTCCTGGaggagacctggccaaggtgCAGAGGGCCGTGTGCATGCTGAGCAACACCACCGCCATCGCAGAGGCCTGGGCTCGACTCGACCACAAGTTTGACCTCATGTACGCCAAGAGGGCCTTCGTCCACTGGTACGTGGGAGAGGGGATGGAAGAGGGAGAGTTCTCAGAGGCCAGAGAGGACATGGCTGCACTGGAGAAGGATTACGAAGAGGTGGGAACCGACAGCGTTGGCGAGGAGGATGAAGGCGAGGAGTACTAG
- the LOC123972703 gene encoding tubulin alpha-1A chain-like: MRECISVHVGQAGAQIGNACWELYCLEHGIQPDGQMPSDKTIGGGDDSFNTFFSETGAGKHVPRAVFVDLEPTVIDEVRTGTYRQLFHPEQLITGKEDAANNYARGHYTIGKEIIDLVLDRTRKLADQCTGLQGFLIFHSFGGGTGSGFTSLLMERLSVDYGKKSKLEFAIYPAPQVSTAVVEPYNAILTTHTTLEHSDCAFMVDNEAIYDICRRNLDIERPTYTNLNRLIGQIVSSITASLRFDGALNVDLTEFQTNLVPYPRIHFPLATYAPVISAEKAYHEQLSVAEITNACFEPANQMVKCDPRHGKYMACCLLYRGDVVPKDVNSAIATIKTKRTIQFVDWCPTGFKVGINYQPPTVVPGGDLAKVQRAVCMLSNTTAIAEAWARLDHKFDLMYAKRAFVHWYVGEGMEEGEFSEAREDMAALEKDYEEVGTDSVGDEGEEEGEEY; the protein is encoded by the exons CGTGAATGTATATCTGTCCATGTTGGCCAAGCAGGGGCTCAGATAGGCAATGCCTGCTGGGAGCTCTACTGCCTGGAACATGGCATTCAGCCGGACGGTCAGATGCCCAGTGACAAGACCATTGGAGGAGGAGACGACTCCTTCAACACCTTCTTCAGTGAGACTGGAGCTGGCAAACATGTTCCCAGAGCTGTCTTTGTGGACTTGGAGCCAACAGTCATAG ATGAGGTCCGTACAGGAACTTACCGCCAGCTCTTCCATCCTGAGCAGCTGATCACTGGAAAGGAAGATGCAGCCAACAACTATGCTCGGGGTCACTACACCATCGGCAAAGAGATCATCGACCTGGTTCTTGACAGGACTCGTAAACTG GCTGACCAGTGCACAGGGCTCCAAGGATTCCTCATCTTCCACTCCTTCGGAGGAGGAACCGGCTCTGGCTTCACCTCTCTGCTGATGGAGCGTCTCTCTGTTGACTATGGCAAAAAGTCCAAACTGGAGTTTGCCATCTATCCAGCCCCCCAGGTGTCCACGGCTGTGGTGGAGCCCTACAATGCCATCCTGACCACCCACACCACCCTGGAGCACTCTGACTGCGCCTTCATGGTGGACAACGAGGCCATCTATGACATCTGCCGCAGGAACCTGGACATCGAGCGTCCCACTTACACCAACCTCAACAGGCTGATTGGACAGATCGTCTCCTCCATCACAGCCTCCCTGCGCTTCGACGGCGCCTTGAACGTGGACCTGACGGAGTTCCAGACCAACCTGGTGCCCTACCCACGTATCCACTTCCCACTGGCAACCTACGCCCCAGTTATCTCAGCAGAGAAGGCCTATCACGAGCAGTTATCAGTGGCTGAGATCACCAACGCCTGCTTCGAGCCAGCAAATCAGATGGTGAAATGCGACCCTCGCCACGGCAAGTACATGGCCTGCTGTCTCCTGTACCGTGGTGATGTGGTGCCTAAAGATGTCAACTCCGCCATCGCCACCATCAAAACCAAGCGCACCATCCAGTTTGTAGACTGGTGTCCCACTGGCTTCAAGGTGGGCATCAACTACCAGCCTCCCACTGTGGTTCCTGGaggagacctggccaaggtgCAGAGGGCCGTGTGTATGCTGAGCAACACCACCGCCATCGCAGAGGCCTGGGCTCGACTCGACCACAAGTTTGACCTCATGTACGCCAAGAGGGCCTTCGTCCACTGGTACGTGGGAGAGGGGATGGAAGAGGGAGAGTTCTCAGAGGCCAGAGAGGACATGGCTGCACTGGAGAAGGATTATGAAGAGGTGGGAACCGACAGCGTTGGGgatgaaggagaggaagagggagaggaataTTAA